From a region of the Rhinopithecus roxellana isolate Shanxi Qingling chromosome 8, ASM756505v1, whole genome shotgun sequence genome:
- the PCP4L1 gene encoding Purkinje cell protein 4-like protein 1 — protein sequence MSELNTKTSPATNQAAGPEEKGKAGNVKKAEEEEEIDIDLTAPETEKAALAIQGKFRRFQKRKKDPSS from the exons CTTAATACCAAAACATCCCCAGCAACCAACCAGGCAGCTGGCCCAGAGGAAAAAG GAAAAGCTGGCAATGTCAagaaggcggaggaggaggaggagattgaCATTGATCTGACAGCACCAGAAACAGAGAAGGCTGCTCTTGCTATTCAGGGCAAGTTCCGGcgatttcagaaaaggaaaaaggatccCAGCTCCTGA